From uncultured Desulfobacter sp.:
GCGCCAGCGCATCGGTATTGCCCGGGCCATCAGCATGACCCCGCAGATAGTTATCTGCGATGAACCGGTTTCCGCCCTGGATGTTTCGGTTCAGTCAAAGATTTTGAATTTGTTGCTGGATCTGCAGTCTGCAATGGGCCTGACATACTTGTTTATTTCCCATGATCTGTCCGTGGTCCGCCACATGTCCGACCGTATCATTGTCATGTATCTGGGCCGTATCATGGAAATTGCGGATGCCCAAAACATATATAACCATCCAGGCCATCCCTATACAAAGGCATTGTTGGAGGCTATCCCCATCGCCGATCCGGATCATCCTTCAAAAAGAACCCCGCTTAAAGGTGAAATCCCATCCGCTGAACATCCGCCACCGGGTTGCAGATTTTCTTCCCGCTGTCCTGTCGCCCAATCCCTGTGTTTTGAAAAGGCGCCAACACTTTCTGTCCGCCATCATACCCCTGGGCATCTGACGGCCTGCCATTTTCCCCTGTCCGGTTAGCTCGTTTCTATTTGCGAATTACTGTTGTTTGAAATTTATTGGGATATTCAATTTGAATCAGAATAGGCGGCAGGCTGTGGTTGAAACTTTTTAAGGTTTTTTGGTATTTCCCCATAAAGGGTCGTTGCCGAATCTTTCAAACCACCA
This genomic window contains:
- a CDS encoding ABC transporter ATP-binding protein, which codes for MDGQDSKKISKPILDIQHLKKYFPVTSGVFLRRTGNVHAVDDVSFSVFKGETLGIVGESGCGKTTLGRCVMGLYPLTQGRILLDGKSLSAMTRKMRKAFSTRAQMIFQDPFESLNPRQTVRQILEEKFRIHGVSQQKMATQIELLLDQVGLDPGALTKYPHEFSGGQRQRIGIARAISMTPQIVICDEPVSALDVSVQSKILNLLLDLQSAMGLTYLFISHDLSVVRHMSDRIIVMYLGRIMEIADAQNIYNHPGHPYTKALLEAIPIADPDHPSKRTPLKGEIPSAEHPPPGCRFSSRCPVAQSLCFEKAPTLSVRHHTPGHLTACHFPLSG